One stretch of Filifactor alocis ATCC 35896 DNA includes these proteins:
- the cas1c gene encoding type I-C CRISPR-associated endonuclease Cas1c, whose translation MKKLLNTLYVTKEQAYLSKDGQNVVITEDGVQIGRYPIHILNDIICFSYLGVSPALMRLCSENNIGISFLTPQGQFCGRVIGKENGNVLLRREQYRMADSETSVGFVRNIIYAKGLNSKRILRRCLLDHKDKVNSKKFEENIAKIDGCLAKIKESDEKDTIRGYEGIVAKTYFDCFDELILQQKSDFYFNERSKRPPEDNVNSMLSLLYTLLAHDVGSALSAVGIDSYVGFMHTDRPGRMSMALDMMEELRGFMVDRTVLTMINLKIVKENDFEKKESGAVLIKDSGRKKIIEYWQKRKQTEIVHPYLKEKVKIGLLPHVQSMLLNRYIRGDLESYPPFIIKE comes from the coding sequence ATGAAAAAATTACTGAATACGTTGTATGTAACAAAAGAACAAGCCTATTTATCAAAAGACGGTCAAAATGTTGTGATTACCGAAGATGGAGTACAAATCGGCAGATATCCGATTCATATTTTGAACGATATTATCTGCTTCAGCTATCTTGGAGTCAGTCCGGCTCTGATGAGGCTCTGTTCAGAAAATAATATAGGAATTTCCTTTTTAACACCACAAGGTCAGTTTTGTGGCAGAGTCATCGGAAAAGAAAACGGGAATGTTTTGCTAAGAAGAGAACAGTATCGAATGGCAGATTCTGAAACATCAGTAGGTTTTGTTCGAAATATTATTTATGCAAAAGGTTTGAACTCAAAACGAATTTTGAGAAGATGTCTTTTAGATCACAAAGATAAGGTAAATTCTAAAAAATTTGAAGAAAATATAGCAAAAATAGATGGCTGTCTTGCAAAAATAAAAGAATCTGACGAGAAAGATACCATCAGAGGCTATGAGGGAATCGTTGCAAAAACATATTTTGATTGTTTTGATGAGCTTATTTTACAACAAAAGTCAGACTTTTATTTTAACGAGAGAAGTAAAAGGCCTCCCGAAGACAATGTAAATTCTATGTTATCTTTGTTATATACTCTATTGGCACATGATGTCGGTTCTGCGCTTTCAGCAGTTGGTATCGACAGTTACGTAGGATTTATGCATACGGACAGACCGGGACGCATGTCAATGGCACTTGATATGATGGAAGAATTAAGAGGCTTTATGGTCGATCGCACAGTTCTGACGATGATTAACTTAAAGATTGTGAAAGAAAATGATTTTGAGAAAAAAGAGAGCGGTGCAGTGTTAATCAAAGACTCCGGCAGGAAAAAAATAATCGAATATTGGCAGAAGAGAAAGCAAACAGAAATCGTTCATCCGTACCTCAAAGAAAAAGTGAAGATTGGGTTATTGCCACATGTACAATCCATGTTGTTAAACAGATATATCAGAGGTGATCTTGAGTCATATCCGCCATTTATCATAAAGGAGTAG
- the cas2 gene encoding CRISPR-associated endonuclease Cas2: MLVIIAYDVETSTQEGRTRLRKVAKLCVNYGQRVQNSVFECSVDPAQLVKIKHQLEKMIDPDSDNIRIYHMGKNWERKIETLGKSESYNPDSGVLFV; this comes from the coding sequence ATGTTAGTGATTATTGCTTATGATGTTGAAACTTCTACACAAGAAGGAAGAACAAGGTTGAGAAAAGTTGCAAAACTTTGTGTGAATTATGGGCAAAGAGTCCAGAATTCAGTGTTTGAGTGTAGTGTTGATCCGGCACAATTGGTCAAAATCAAACATCAACTTGAGAAAATGATTGATCCCGATTCAGATAATATAAGAATATATCATATGGGAAAAAATTGGGAAAGAAAGATAGAAACCTTAGGGAAAAGTGAATCCTATAATCCTGATAGCGGGGTTCTGTTTGTTTAG
- the cas4 gene encoding CRISPR-associated protein Cas4, with amino-acid sequence MYNEDDYLMLSGIQHYYFCKRQWALIHIEQQWAENQSTMEGNYLHEKADMPFLKEKRRGFLMSRAVPVSSKRLGLSGVIDVIEFQKSDHGIKLNRHKGTWFPEIIEYKRGKEKPDERDIVQLCAQVICLEEKWDIKIDKSYLYYFKTNKRLEVSITDELRKKVIEISNDMHHLYHQQKIPPAEFFKNCQLCSLYDICMPRITKRKASVEHYLYEDET; translated from the coding sequence ATGTATAATGAAGATGATTATCTCATGTTAAGTGGGATTCAGCATTACTATTTTTGTAAACGACAATGGGCACTGATTCATATTGAGCAACAGTGGGCTGAGAATCAAAGCACAATGGAAGGGAACTATCTTCATGAAAAAGCGGATATGCCGTTTTTAAAAGAAAAACGAAGAGGTTTTTTGATGAGTCGTGCGGTTCCTGTGTCATCCAAAAGATTAGGACTTAGTGGAGTGATAGATGTGATAGAATTTCAAAAATCTGATCATGGGATAAAGCTAAATCGCCACAAGGGGACATGGTTTCCGGAGATTATTGAATATAAACGAGGAAAAGAGAAACCGGATGAAAGAGACATCGTTCAGCTTTGTGCCCAAGTAATTTGTTTGGAAGAAAAATGGGACATAAAGATAGATAAGTCATACCTCTATTACTTTAAAACGAATAAACGGCTTGAAGTTTCAATAACAGATGAGCTTAGAAAAAAAGTGATTGAGATTTCAAATGATATGCATCATTTGTATCATCAACAAAAGATTCCCCCGGCAGAATTTTTTAAAAATTGTCAATTATGTTCGTTATACGATATTTGTATGCCAAGGATTACAAAAAGGAAGGCATCGGTTGAACATTATTTATATGAGGATGAAACATGA
- the cas5c gene encoding type I-C CRISPR-associated protein Cas5c: MSKKLEMEKSKHFYMRITGDYALWADPATKGGGERISYQVPTAQAIQGICDAVYFKPTIRNVVDAIKVVNPVRFHSMGYRALYGDLSAGLNYVTVLENVEYLVQYHFEWNLYRQDLSRDRIMKKHETITERSLRKGGRRDVFLGAREFLGYVEQITEQEYLTEKTFYYGSDFDLGNIFHSFIYSNDETEPLKSLFTHTIMRDGIIQIKPQEECEITNILSSYTIKAHKGVVSVDEELKEYGEGGESI; the protein is encoded by the coding sequence ATGTCAAAAAAGTTGGAAATGGAAAAGTCAAAACATTTTTATATGCGTATCACAGGAGACTATGCCTTATGGGCGGATCCTGCAACAAAAGGCGGTGGTGAGAGAATCAGTTATCAAGTGCCGACAGCACAGGCAATTCAAGGAATCTGTGATGCAGTTTATTTTAAACCGACAATTCGTAATGTTGTCGATGCAATCAAGGTCGTAAATCCGGTAAGATTTCATAGTATGGGATACAGAGCATTGTATGGGGATTTATCTGCGGGTTTGAACTATGTCACGGTTCTGGAAAATGTAGAATATTTGGTGCAATATCACTTCGAATGGAACTTGTATAGACAGGATCTTTCCCGGGACAGAATTATGAAAAAACATGAGACCATTACAGAACGAAGTTTAAGAAAAGGAGGAAGGAGAGATGTATTTTTAGGTGCAAGAGAGTTTCTCGGTTATGTCGAGCAGATTACGGAACAAGAGTATCTGACGGAAAAAACCTTTTATTACGGAAGCGACTTTGATTTGGGCAATATCTTCCACTCTTTCATCTACTCAAATGATGAAACAGAACCTTTGAAATCACTTTTTACACATACAATCATGAGAGATGGAATCATTCAAATCAAACCTCAGGAAGAATGTGAAATTACAAATATCCTTTCCTCTTATACCATCAAAGCACATAAAGGGGTAGTAAGTGTGGACGAGGAATTGAAAGAGTATGGGGAAGGCGGTGAGTCCATATGA
- the cas8c gene encoding type I-C CRISPR-associated protein Cas8c/Csd1 translates to MSVLTNLLRCYEYSEKEGLVGEYNGNDAVLLPLYHQSITSKKNNVLKVTLDEEGQLLNAEFAVDGEVYLFPITEDSVARSSGVAPHPLEDKMQYCISKIADKKKIEAYRKEFDNFYDYAEHPKVKLFLNAVKLFLSNEKNYALILSKLPLKDIVETGKGKIKYTSEKNKKTEYDFKDTFVCFEVRCHNGSYLKVNTFSEMQEEFVSYIDDRYEREGTLSICNISGTKETITEKHRGLMGTAKVISVSNNKETYFGRFHNGSDIIRVGRKSSEKIHLMLKFLLENRNSHIHLADTLFLVNWFSGDIKNTMAFDLTGSDMDDDMEEEGKNPVSESNKEISRAFIRGTGKLNPEEQYYIMLVDKSSNGRMSIRYYKEMPNSQLIENLQSWQKKYIWEQWKQAKETYVEYVPSLHYILLASYGIERNKILVIDDGKFKKDQFQNLVTALVEGKSVPSNIKNALAQNIRNRQKYSEKWRFMLLVSLAILSEGRKEYQEMREESHQTRSYLYGRLLAIYEGLEEAVLRDQQRSSLASSDDSSKKSKIRATNALRYWNSFVNKPDTTMKTLELATKYCASYILSSNKPDYLVGVLIKTEKAKSEIFELLDTQENRKYKTNTQLDNDFIFGYYAQKKDLYTKKENDDE, encoded by the coding sequence ATGAGCGTTTTGACCAATTTACTGAGATGTTATGAATACTCTGAAAAAGAAGGTTTGGTAGGAGAGTACAATGGCAATGACGCTGTTCTATTACCGCTGTATCATCAAAGCATAACATCGAAAAAAAATAATGTTTTGAAAGTAACTTTGGATGAAGAAGGACAATTATTAAATGCAGAGTTTGCTGTTGACGGTGAAGTGTATTTGTTTCCAATCACCGAAGATTCCGTTGCACGTTCAAGTGGTGTTGCTCCTCATCCTCTTGAAGATAAAATGCAGTATTGTATTTCAAAAATTGCGGATAAGAAGAAGATTGAAGCTTACCGGAAAGAATTTGATAATTTTTATGATTATGCTGAGCATCCGAAAGTAAAATTATTTTTGAATGCTGTTAAACTCTTTTTGTCGAATGAGAAGAACTATGCTCTGATATTATCCAAATTGCCACTTAAAGATATTGTGGAAACGGGAAAAGGAAAGATAAAATATACCAGTGAGAAGAATAAAAAAACAGAGTATGATTTCAAAGATACTTTTGTATGTTTTGAAGTAAGGTGTCATAACGGCAGCTATTTGAAAGTGAATACTTTTTCTGAAATGCAAGAAGAATTTGTTAGCTATATTGATGATAGGTATGAACGAGAAGGAACCCTTAGTATTTGTAACATCAGCGGGACGAAAGAGACCATTACAGAGAAACACAGAGGGTTGATGGGGACTGCTAAGGTAATTTCGGTCAGCAATAATAAAGAAACCTATTTCGGAAGATTTCATAATGGCAGCGATATTATCAGAGTTGGCAGAAAGAGTTCAGAAAAGATTCATTTGATGCTGAAATTCTTGTTGGAGAATCGCAATAGTCATATCCATTTGGCAGATACATTATTTTTGGTGAACTGGTTTTCGGGAGATATCAAAAATACCATGGCGTTTGATTTGACCGGCAGTGACATGGATGACGATATGGAAGAGGAAGGAAAAAATCCTGTTTCAGAATCCAACAAAGAGATTAGCAGAGCATTTATAAGAGGGACAGGAAAGCTGAATCCGGAAGAACAGTATTATATAATGCTTGTAGATAAGTCAAGTAACGGTAGGATGTCTATCAGATACTATAAAGAAATGCCGAACTCCCAGTTGATTGAAAATCTTCAATCATGGCAGAAAAAATATATTTGGGAACAGTGGAAGCAAGCAAAAGAAACTTATGTTGAATATGTACCGAGTTTACATTATATTCTTTTGGCATCGTATGGAATTGAACGAAATAAAATATTGGTAATAGATGACGGAAAATTTAAGAAAGATCAATTTCAAAATTTGGTGACCGCTTTAGTGGAAGGCAAAAGCGTTCCGTCCAATATCAAAAATGCCTTGGCTCAAAATATCAGAAACAGGCAAAAATACAGTGAAAAATGGAGATTTATGTTATTGGTAAGTTTGGCAATCCTTAGCGAAGGAAGAAAGGAGTATCAAGAAATGAGAGAAGAGAGTCATCAAACGAGATCGTATCTGTATGGACGACTTCTTGCTATTTATGAGGGATTGGAGGAGGCGGTTTTGCGCGATCAACAACGCAGTTCACTCGCTTCATCAGACGATTCAAGCAAAAAATCGAAGATTAGAGCGACGAATGCATTAAGGTATTGGAATTCTTTTGTAAACAAGCCGGATACCACGATGAAAACATTGGAATTGGCTACAAAATACTGTGCAAGTTATATATTGTCTTCAAACAAACCGGATTATTTAGTTGGAGTTCTCATCAAGACAGAAAAAGCCAAAAGTGAGATTTTTGAACTTCTTGATACACAAGAAAACAGAAAATATAAAACTAATACACAGTTGGATAACGATTTTATTTTTGGATACTATGCTCAGAAAAAAGATTTGTATACAAAGAAGGAGAATGATGATGAATAA
- the cas7c gene encoding type I-C CRISPR-associated protein Cas7/Csd2 codes for MNKVDFIMTFTVQNANVNGDPLSGNRPRMDSNGLGEVSDVCLKRKIRNRLQDNGNAIFVQSRERTEDGYTSLEKRYAAHFKKTMSDEEVEKGFHEKWIDVRAFGQVITYDKRSIGIRGPISIGIAKSLEPITIEDMQITKSVNGMEQKNPNDRAPDTLGMKHFVEFGTYVVHGAVNSYFAEKTGFNEKDLEEFKAALKTIFVNDASSARPDGSIEVKQIFWFEHSCKVGDVSSAKIKSLLKWDKEDKEHRCYEDYHIHIDENALKEYEKLGLKLTVIEGL; via the coding sequence ATGAATAAGGTAGATTTTATAATGACTTTTACAGTACAAAATGCAAATGTCAACGGAGATCCTTTGTCAGGAAACAGACCGAGAATGGATTCAAACGGATTGGGAGAAGTATCGGATGTATGTTTGAAAAGAAAGATAAGAAATAGACTTCAAGATAACGGGAATGCAATATTTGTTCAATCAAGAGAAAGAACAGAAGACGGATACACTTCTCTTGAAAAAAGATATGCAGCTCATTTTAAAAAAACGATGTCTGATGAAGAGGTTGAAAAAGGATTTCATGAAAAATGGATTGATGTGAGAGCCTTTGGGCAGGTAATTACTTATGATAAGCGTTCCATCGGTATCAGAGGGCCGATATCTATCGGAATCGCAAAGTCTTTGGAGCCTATCACTATTGAGGATATGCAAATTACAAAAAGTGTGAATGGAATGGAACAAAAAAATCCGAATGATAGAGCACCTGACACCTTGGGGATGAAACATTTTGTTGAATTCGGGACTTATGTCGTACATGGAGCTGTCAATTCCTATTTTGCTGAAAAAACAGGATTCAATGAAAAGGATTTGGAAGAGTTCAAAGCAGCACTGAAAACAATTTTTGTGAATGATGCATCTTCAGCAAGACCCGACGGTTCTATAGAAGTAAAACAAATCTTTTGGTTTGAACATTCCTGCAAGGTTGGGGACGTGTCCAGCGCAAAGATAAAATCTCTATTAAAATGGGATAAAGAAGACAAAGAACATCGTTGCTATGAAGACTATCATATTCATATTGATGAGAATGCATTGAAAGAATATGAAAAGCTGGGATTGAAACTGACAGTGATAGAAGGACTGTAA